One segment of Haloplanus natans DSM 17983 DNA contains the following:
- a CDS encoding DUF7385 family protein: MDDLDTLVSSLTPREENDEIKLYQNTVSVACPVCEEPFDDLVVCKNQATSLEQIEPLDICVSVYEGSPLLFTHKH, encoded by the coding sequence ATGGACGACCTCGATACGCTCGTGTCGTCGCTGACGCCCCGTGAGGAAAACGACGAGATCAAACTGTACCAGAACACCGTCTCGGTCGCGTGTCCGGTCTGTGAGGAGCCGTTCGACGATCTCGTGGTGTGTAAGAACCAGGCGACAAGCCTCGAACAGATCGAACCGCTCGACATCTGTGTCTCCGTCTACGAGGGGAGTCCGCTCCTGTTTACGCACAAACACTGA
- a CDS encoding CDGSH iron-sulfur domain-containing protein, with translation MAREVTHTATGPKIITFEDIDDEKGDVAVCLCGLSESYPFCDGSHRRTEDEDPDERYKYVDGERRRVSVEFEE, from the coding sequence ATGGCACGCGAAGTCACCCACACTGCGACCGGCCCGAAAATCATCACGTTCGAGGACATCGACGACGAGAAAGGCGACGTGGCGGTCTGTCTCTGTGGTCTGAGCGAGTCCTACCCCTTCTGTGATGGCTCCCACCGCCGGACCGAGGACGAGGACCCCGACGAGCGCTACAAATACGTCGACGGGGAGCGGCGGCGGGTGTCCGTCGAGTTCGAGGAGTGA
- a CDS encoding DUF7527 domain-containing protein yields MDGEILDVVTEWGTRPVADGVSGLYELADGEFSGAVTDGTAWAFVLNGRFVGVFDGTIEDFEDASLTAYTAPDMALPLLYAMQARGGEVRGRYYSNDTPLSEIDGTLSSGNFVGYVELSENVLSGDYYVVYYGGRALPVAYVGNNRRLLSGDEAFERAADEVGIYAVVDADIEVVDLPERPAGMGAVASESETADAGDTDDTASPAAGVGADASTATDTDDGAAGADTAAANDGEAPPSTTTTEDEFRSLGELSGVDDAPTTDAEASTTGADAESSETPSESAETEAASSTADTEATPDAEGDEVDAPTDDVVIGDATADESSTDADATATPEELDRLRSELDALRAAKAEIASERDRIASERDDLRAEVDRLRDRVASLEAEIERLEREADGADDAGAAPAQELSPAEALSKTNLFVRYEDKAAGTLERAAEGRISPAELRDNLRLNYHTEFETGGVTVDGQPFEPFLRGTPEHRFAEWLLTTVTHEIRRTDTRAELSKLYEAIESVDRIDLDGEVDVAVEDAEGEVETTTMAFDVVFRDKMGDPLFAAAFDDSRDPTRAETIRSLLDGARSVSRAVESFAAAFVVTTSFFDADAMEVAIDATRGGLFSRSSRKSYVKLSRKSGFHLCLVEARDEDFFLSVPEL; encoded by the coding sequence ATGGACGGTGAGATTCTCGACGTGGTGACCGAGTGGGGGACCCGCCCCGTGGCGGACGGCGTCAGCGGTCTGTACGAGTTGGCCGACGGGGAGTTCTCCGGCGCCGTCACCGACGGGACGGCGTGGGCGTTCGTCCTCAACGGTCGCTTCGTCGGGGTGTTCGACGGCACCATCGAGGACTTCGAGGACGCCTCGCTGACGGCCTACACCGCCCCAGATATGGCACTGCCGCTCCTCTACGCCATGCAGGCCCGCGGCGGCGAGGTCCGTGGACGGTACTACTCGAACGACACGCCGCTCTCCGAAATCGACGGGACGCTCTCCTCGGGCAACTTCGTCGGCTACGTCGAACTCTCCGAGAACGTGCTCTCGGGCGACTACTACGTCGTCTACTACGGCGGCCGTGCGCTCCCTGTGGCGTACGTGGGGAACAACCGCCGCCTGCTCTCCGGCGACGAGGCGTTCGAACGCGCCGCCGACGAGGTGGGTATCTACGCCGTCGTCGACGCCGATATCGAGGTGGTCGACCTACCGGAGCGGCCGGCAGGGATGGGGGCGGTGGCGTCCGAATCGGAGACGGCTGATGCCGGTGACACCGACGACACCGCATCCCCCGCCGCCGGCGTCGGCGCCGACGCATCGACCGCGACCGACACCGACGACGGGGCGGCGGGCGCCGACACGGCCGCCGCCAACGACGGGGAGGCGCCACCGTCGACCACAACCACGGAAGACGAGTTCCGCTCTCTGGGCGAGCTATCGGGTGTCGACGACGCCCCGACGACCGACGCCGAGGCGTCGACGACGGGCGCCGACGCGGAGTCGTCCGAGACGCCGAGCGAATCCGCCGAGACGGAGGCGGCATCGTCGACGGCCGACACCGAAGCGACGCCTGACGCCGAGGGCGACGAGGTAGACGCCCCGACCGACGACGTGGTGATCGGTGACGCGACGGCGGACGAGTCGTCGACCGACGCCGACGCGACGGCCACGCCCGAGGAACTCGACCGCCTCCGCAGCGAACTCGACGCCCTGCGCGCGGCGAAGGCGGAGATAGCGTCGGAGCGCGACCGGATCGCCAGCGAGCGTGACGACCTCCGCGCGGAGGTCGATCGCCTCCGTGATCGAGTCGCGTCGCTGGAGGCGGAGATCGAACGGCTCGAACGCGAGGCGGACGGTGCCGACGACGCCGGTGCGGCGCCAGCACAGGAGCTCTCCCCCGCCGAGGCGCTCTCGAAGACGAACCTGTTCGTCCGATACGAGGACAAGGCGGCGGGGACGCTCGAACGCGCCGCCGAGGGCCGGATTTCGCCGGCCGAGCTCCGCGACAACCTCCGTCTGAACTACCACACCGAGTTCGAGACGGGCGGCGTCACGGTCGACGGCCAGCCCTTCGAGCCGTTCCTCCGTGGGACCCCCGAACACCGCTTTGCCGAGTGGCTACTGACCACGGTCACCCACGAAATCCGACGGACGGACACGCGGGCCGAGCTGTCGAAACTGTACGAGGCCATCGAGTCCGTCGATCGGATCGACCTCGACGGCGAGGTCGACGTGGCGGTCGAGGACGCGGAGGGCGAGGTCGAGACCACGACGATGGCGTTCGACGTGGTGTTCCGGGACAAGATGGGCGATCCGCTGTTCGCGGCGGCCTTCGACGACTCCCGCGATCCGACCCGTGCGGAGACGATCCGGTCGCTCCTCGACGGAGCGCGGTCGGTGAGTCGGGCGGTCGAGTCCTTCGCCGCCGCGTTCGTCGTCACGACGAGTTTCTTCGACGCCGACGCGATGGAGGTCGCGATCGACGCCACCCGGGGCGGGCTCTTCAGCCGGAGTTCACGGAAGAGCTACGTCAAACTGTCGCGCAAGTCCGGGTTCCATCTCTGTCTGGTCGAGGCGCGAGACGAGGACTTCTTCCTGAGCGTCCCGGAGCTCTAG
- a CDS encoding adenylosuccinate synthase, with protein MTVTIVGSQLGDEGKGALVDLWGGSADIVVRYQGGDNAGHTVVEGGEEYKLSLVPSGAIRGKVGILGNGCVVNPRTLFDELDTLHERGLDPDVRVARRAHVIMPYHRVLDGIEEEAKSDDDLEAGTTGRGIGPTYEDKVGRRGIRVGDLLDPDVLRDRLEYVVPQKRALVEDVFGMEPGEEFDIDALHEEFADVGRRLDAADMTVNAGDFLGDELDDGANLLFEGAQGTSIDIDHGIYPYVTSSNPTAGGASTGTGVGPTVIGQGEVVGIVKAYLSRVGTGPLPTELDGEDEDLADYIREKGGEFGTVTGRPRRIGWLDVPMLRHASRASGFTGIAVNHLDVLAGLDEVQVGDAYELDGERVETMPATTERWADCEPILKEFEPWPEVDWGGVADDGYDALPDAAQEYLDYLSDEVGAPVYAVGVGPDRAETIELVDPFDRD; from the coding sequence ATGACTGTCACTATCGTCGGGTCCCAGCTCGGCGACGAGGGCAAGGGTGCCCTCGTCGACCTGTGGGGTGGGAGCGCCGACATCGTGGTCCGGTACCAGGGCGGCGACAACGCCGGCCACACCGTCGTCGAAGGCGGCGAGGAGTACAAACTCTCCCTGGTGCCGAGCGGTGCGATTCGCGGGAAGGTCGGCATCCTCGGGAACGGCTGCGTGGTCAACCCACGGACGCTGTTCGACGAACTCGACACGCTTCACGAGCGGGGACTCGACCCCGACGTGCGCGTCGCGCGCCGCGCTCACGTCATCATGCCGTACCACCGCGTCCTCGACGGCATCGAGGAGGAGGCGAAAAGCGACGACGACCTGGAGGCCGGCACCACGGGGCGTGGCATCGGCCCCACCTACGAGGACAAGGTCGGTCGACGCGGGATTCGCGTCGGCGACCTGCTCGACCCCGACGTGCTCCGGGACCGACTGGAGTACGTCGTCCCGCAGAAGCGCGCGCTCGTCGAGGACGTCTTCGGGATGGAACCCGGCGAGGAGTTCGACATCGACGCCCTCCACGAGGAGTTCGCCGATGTCGGCCGCCGACTCGACGCGGCGGACATGACGGTCAACGCGGGCGATTTCCTCGGCGACGAACTCGACGACGGTGCGAACCTGCTGTTCGAGGGCGCCCAGGGTACCTCGATCGACATCGACCACGGCATCTACCCCTACGTCACCTCCTCGAACCCGACCGCGGGCGGCGCGTCGACGGGGACGGGCGTCGGGCCGACGGTGATCGGGCAGGGCGAAGTGGTCGGCATCGTGAAAGCCTACCTCTCCCGGGTCGGCACCGGGCCGCTCCCGACCGAACTCGACGGCGAGGATGAGGATCTGGCCGACTACATCCGCGAGAAAGGCGGCGAGTTCGGCACCGTCACCGGCCGGCCACGCCGGATCGGCTGGCTCGACGTGCCGATGCTCCGCCACGCTTCGCGGGCCAGCGGCTTCACCGGCATCGCGGTCAACCACCTCGACGTGCTCGCCGGTCTGGACGAGGTGCAGGTCGGCGACGCCTACGAACTCGACGGCGAGCGCGTGGAGACGATGCCCGCGACGACCGAGCGCTGGGCCGACTGCGAGCCGATCCTGAAGGAGTTCGAGCCGTGGCCCGAGGTGGACTGGGGCGGCGTCGCCGACGACGGCTACGACGCCCTCCCCGACGCGGCACAGGAGTATCTCGACTACCTGAGCGACGAGGTCGGCGCCCCCGTCTACGCCGTGGGCGTCGGGCCCGACCGCGCCGAGACCATCGAACTCGTCGATCCGTTCGATCGGGACTGA
- a CDS encoding DUF7128 family protein, giving the protein MVTTTERDGMTWYECEICGMLFDAEEDAKQHEETCDDDTADPSYLQ; this is encoded by the coding sequence ATGGTGACCACGACCGAGCGGGACGGCATGACGTGGTACGAGTGTGAGATCTGCGGGATGTTGTTCGACGCCGAGGAGGACGCCAAACAGCACGAGGAGACGTGTGACGACGACACCGCCGATCCGTCCTACCTGCAGTAA
- a CDS encoding DUF5796 family protein → MSIRSDVAPSTLPVEFFEEGVQVEYLDGRTTLYRGVPRKAEETLTAAPGKEVHVLVTDPDGTEGVMMYVNDRKTHDDILESTGVGRIVLDGGEAEEIFPGVTVATPDGMRCRIQADLDVARGRVFVFVEDDWGEESYELVAAE, encoded by the coding sequence ATGAGCATCCGTAGCGACGTGGCGCCGAGTACGCTCCCCGTCGAGTTCTTCGAGGAGGGCGTACAGGTCGAGTATCTCGACGGCCGAACGACGCTGTATCGGGGCGTCCCGCGGAAGGCCGAGGAGACGCTCACGGCCGCGCCGGGTAAGGAGGTCCACGTCCTCGTGACCGACCCCGACGGGACCGAGGGCGTGATGATGTACGTCAACGACCGCAAGACCCACGACGACATTCTGGAGTCGACCGGCGTCGGTCGGATCGTCCTCGACGGCGGCGAGGCGGAGGAGATCTTCCCGGGCGTCACCGTCGCCACGCCGGACGGGATGCGGTGTCGGATTCAGGCCGACCTCGACGTGGCCCGTGGGCGAGTGTTCGTGTTCGTCGAGGACGACTGGGGCGAGGAGTCGTACGAACTGGTCGCGGCGGAGTAG
- the pan1 gene encoding proteasome-activating nucleotidase Pan1 encodes MTDTVDDVDLPYDDEATSQQEKIEALRERLDVLEGQNEEMRDKLLDANAENNKYQQKLERLTHENKKLKQSPLFVATVQEVNDEGVIIKQHGNNQEALTEVTEEMKSELEPDSRVAVNNSLSIVKRLDKETDVRARVMQVDHSPDVTYADIGGLEAQMQEVRETVEMPLDRPEMFEQVGIEPPSGVLLHGPPGTGKTMLAKAVANQTDATFIKMAGSELVHKFIGEGAKLVRDLFEVARENEPAVLFIDEIDAIASKRTDSKTSGDAEVQRTMMQLLSEMDGFEERGDVRIIAATNRFDMLDPAILRPGRFDRLIEVPKPDEEGREIIFQIHTRNMNVADDVDFTELADMAADASGADIKAICTEAGMFAIRDDRTEIYMDDFVSAWEKISAETDDDGASRAFA; translated from the coding sequence ATGACCGACACTGTGGACGATGTCGACCTCCCGTACGACGACGAGGCGACGTCGCAGCAGGAAAAAATCGAGGCCCTCCGCGAGCGACTCGACGTGCTAGAGGGGCAAAACGAGGAGATGCGCGACAAACTGCTGGACGCCAACGCCGAGAACAACAAGTACCAGCAGAAGTTGGAGCGGCTGACCCACGAGAACAAGAAGCTCAAGCAGTCGCCGCTGTTCGTCGCGACGGTACAGGAGGTAAACGACGAGGGCGTCATCATCAAACAGCACGGCAACAACCAGGAGGCCCTCACCGAGGTCACCGAGGAGATGAAATCGGAGCTCGAACCCGACTCGCGCGTCGCGGTGAACAACTCCCTCTCCATCGTCAAACGGCTCGATAAGGAGACGGACGTGCGGGCCCGCGTGATGCAGGTGGACCACAGCCCCGACGTGACCTACGCCGACATCGGCGGCCTCGAAGCACAGATGCAGGAGGTCCGGGAGACAGTCGAGATGCCCCTAGACCGCCCCGAGATGTTCGAGCAGGTGGGCATCGAGCCGCCGTCGGGTGTCCTCCTCCACGGCCCGCCAGGGACGGGGAAGACGATGCTTGCCAAAGCGGTTGCCAACCAGACCGACGCCACCTTCATCAAGATGGCCGGCTCGGAACTCGTCCACAAGTTCATCGGCGAGGGCGCGAAACTCGTCCGCGACCTCTTCGAGGTGGCCCGCGAGAACGAACCCGCCGTCCTCTTCATCGACGAAATCGACGCCATCGCGTCGAAACGGACGGACTCGAAAACCTCCGGCGACGCCGAGGTCCAGCGGACGATGATGCAACTCCTCTCGGAGATGGACGGCTTCGAAGAGCGGGGCGATGTCCGGATTATCGCCGCGACCAACCGCTTCGACATGCTCGATCCCGCCATCCTCCGCCCCGGCCGGTTCGACCGCCTCATCGAGGTGCCCAAGCCGGACGAGGAGGGTCGCGAGATCATCTTCCAGATCCACACCCGCAACATGAACGTCGCCGACGACGTCGACTTCACGGAACTGGCCGACATGGCTGCCGACGCCTCCGGCGCCGACATCAAGGCGATCTGCACCGAAGCCGGGATGTTCGCCATCCGCGACGACCGCACCGAAATCTACATGGACGACTTCGTGTCGGCGTGGGAGAAGATCAGCGCCGAGACGGACGACGACGGCGCGTCCCGCGCGTTCGCGTAG
- a CDS encoding MarR family transcriptional regulator, with protein sequence MSTTEAVTRDEGADRWADVRDLPPSAKLVAKVLDYNETLSQSQLAEETLLPPRTVRYALTRLEDADAVESRFSFSDARKRLYSLKI encoded by the coding sequence ATGAGTACGACCGAAGCAGTCACCCGTGACGAGGGCGCGGATCGGTGGGCCGACGTGCGCGACCTGCCGCCGAGTGCGAAACTCGTCGCGAAGGTCCTCGACTACAACGAGACGCTGAGCCAGAGTCAGTTGGCCGAGGAGACGCTGTTGCCGCCGCGGACGGTCCGCTACGCGCTGACGCGACTGGAGGACGCCGACGCCGTCGAATCGCGGTTCTCCTTCTCCGACGCGCGCAAGCGCCTCTACTCGCTGAAGATTTAA